The following coding sequences lie in one Pseudoxanthomonas sp. SE1 genomic window:
- a CDS encoding GH92 family glycosyl hydrolase: MPDAARCRGASARVLAALLLLASSGAGAREAHFSTSFEPGQPVPVTTEAGGLRLAVGNGPEQPYAAKRDMGYSGMHALQYRGSAAARARLYAVDVEIGEETTLSWMVLPEIIDGDVATSTGVSLDLVFDDGTRLTDTGARDQQGAAVGAAGQAASMTLYPRQWARKQVRLGDMPALRGRRIKAIELELAPGSRAGASGWIDDIALAETPRTLAQRPSDLVLTNRGTQSNSTFSRGNNIPATAMPHGFNFWVPVTDAGTLAWLYRWSEHNGADNRPRLQALSISHQPSPWMGDRQTFQVMPSSTRGVPDADRERRALSFSHDNELARPHTYRVDFDNGIRAEIAPSERAAIFRFRFPRGGDANLLFDNVDARAGLTLDPGTQTLHGYTETRSGLSNGATRMFVYATFDRPWADSGAIETGRPTHYIKFARGDGDEVNMRIATSLISVEQARRNLEQEIGTADFDTVRERAQTAWDALLGRVTVDGASEDQLTTVYSNLYRLFLYPNIAHENVGSVEQPDWRHADQNSWSKDNTGGDALRTSAPIRTGRIYVNNGFWDTFRTSWPAYALFAPGRAGDMIDGFLQQYRDGGWIARWSSPGYADLMVGTSSDVAFADAWLKGVRGFDAGEAYEAALRNATVVAPVSNVGRKGLVHSMYRGYADNAVHEGLSWTLEGAINDFGLARFGQALAADEGDPARAQRYREEAEYFQARATDYAHLFDPATRFFRGRDAKGAWGQSAADFDPRMWGGDYTEANAWTFAFTVPHDVAGLATLLGGEKALAARLDEFFATPETAGREFAGTYGNVIHEMTEARDVRMGMYAHSNQPSHHIPWLYAATGQPWKTQRITRDVLRRLYLGSEIGQGYPGDEDNGEMSAWYLFGMMGLYPLRMGAPEYVIGSPAFKRVDVRLENGRTLTVIAHGNDDRNVYVQSLKLNGRPWDRAWLRHEDIANGGVLEFVMGSTPSTWGSGADALPPSMTAPGAAPAGLTDASRNAEAIALAGHAPSAVFDDDAATSLPLPVQATIDVRFRTATRASHYTITSGSAPLAGLGWKLQGRNGTGSWATLDERRAEDFRWSQQLRPFRIGSPGDFREYRLQFTNGAVIDVAELELLMPTTVLSVSER; encoded by the coding sequence ATGCCTGACGCCGCCCGCTGCCGCGGTGCATCCGCCCGCGTCCTCGCCGCCCTGTTGCTTCTGGCCTCCAGCGGTGCCGGCGCGCGCGAGGCGCATTTCTCGACATCGTTCGAACCGGGCCAGCCCGTGCCCGTGACGACGGAAGCGGGCGGCCTGCGCCTGGCCGTGGGCAACGGCCCGGAACAGCCCTACGCGGCAAAACGCGACATGGGCTACAGCGGCATGCATGCCTTGCAGTACCGCGGCAGTGCGGCGGCGCGTGCGCGTCTGTACGCGGTCGATGTCGAGATCGGCGAGGAAACCACGCTGTCATGGATGGTGCTGCCCGAGATCATCGACGGCGATGTTGCCACCTCCACCGGCGTGTCGCTGGACCTGGTCTTCGACGATGGCACACGGCTGACGGATACCGGCGCGCGCGATCAGCAGGGGGCAGCGGTCGGTGCGGCCGGCCAGGCGGCGTCCATGACGCTGTACCCCCGGCAGTGGGCGAGGAAACAGGTCCGCCTGGGCGACATGCCCGCCTTGCGCGGGCGACGCATCAAGGCCATCGAGCTGGAACTGGCCCCCGGCTCGCGTGCCGGCGCGAGTGGCTGGATCGACGATATCGCCCTCGCCGAAACGCCGCGCACGCTGGCGCAGCGTCCCAGCGACCTGGTATTGACCAACCGTGGCACGCAGTCCAACAGCACGTTCTCGCGCGGCAACAACATTCCCGCGACCGCAATGCCGCATGGCTTCAACTTCTGGGTGCCGGTCACCGACGCGGGCACGCTGGCATGGCTCTATCGCTGGAGCGAGCACAACGGTGCCGACAACCGGCCGCGCCTGCAGGCGCTGTCCATCAGTCACCAGCCCAGCCCGTGGATGGGCGACCGCCAGACCTTCCAGGTGATGCCATCGTCCACGCGCGGCGTGCCCGATGCCGACCGCGAACGCCGGGCACTGTCGTTCTCGCACGACAATGAGCTCGCCAGACCCCATACCTACCGGGTCGATTTCGACAACGGCATTCGCGCCGAGATCGCGCCGAGCGAACGCGCGGCGATCTTCCGGTTCCGGTTCCCGCGCGGCGGGGATGCGAACCTCCTGTTCGACAACGTGGATGCACGCGCAGGCCTGACGCTGGACCCCGGCACGCAGACGCTGCACGGCTACACCGAGACCCGCAGCGGGCTGTCGAACGGCGCCACCCGGATGTTCGTGTACGCGACCTTCGACCGGCCGTGGGCCGACAGCGGTGCGATCGAGACCGGACGCCCCACGCACTACATCAAGTTCGCGCGTGGCGACGGCGATGAAGTGAACATGCGCATCGCCACGTCGCTGATCTCGGTGGAACAGGCGCGGCGCAATCTGGAACAGGAGATCGGCACGGCGGATTTCGACACCGTGCGCGAGCGTGCGCAGACGGCATGGGATGCGCTGCTCGGGCGGGTGACGGTGGACGGTGCGAGCGAAGACCAGCTGACGACGGTCTATTCCAATCTCTACCGCCTGTTCCTGTATCCGAACATCGCGCATGAGAACGTCGGCAGCGTCGAACAGCCCGACTGGCGGCACGCCGACCAGAACAGCTGGTCCAAGGACAATACCGGCGGCGATGCGCTGCGCACGTCCGCGCCGATCCGTACCGGCAGGATCTACGTCAACAATGGCTTCTGGGACACGTTCCGCACCAGCTGGCCGGCTTACGCGCTGTTCGCGCCCGGGCGCGCCGGCGACATGATCGACGGCTTCCTGCAGCAGTATCGCGACGGCGGCTGGATCGCCCGCTGGTCGTCGCCCGGCTATGCGGACCTGATGGTCGGCACCAGCTCCGATGTCGCGTTTGCAGACGCCTGGCTCAAGGGCGTGCGGGGCTTCGATGCCGGGGAGGCCTACGAGGCCGCGCTGCGCAACGCGACGGTGGTTGCGCCCGTGTCCAACGTGGGGCGCAAGGGGCTGGTGCATTCGATGTATCGCGGCTACGCGGACAATGCCGTGCACGAAGGCCTGTCGTGGACCCTCGAAGGTGCGATCAACGACTTCGGCCTGGCCCGGTTCGGCCAGGCGCTGGCCGCCGATGAAGGCGATCCTGCGCGCGCGCAGCGCTATCGCGAGGAGGCCGAGTACTTCCAGGCCCGCGCCACCGACTATGCGCACCTGTTCGATCCGGCCACCCGGTTCTTCCGGGGGCGCGATGCGAAGGGGGCGTGGGGGCAGTCGGCGGCGGACTTCGATCCGCGCATGTGGGGCGGCGACTACACCGAGGCCAATGCATGGACGTTCGCGTTCACCGTGCCGCACGACGTCGCGGGACTGGCGACGCTGCTGGGCGGGGAAAAGGCGCTGGCGGCTCGCCTGGACGAGTTCTTCGCCACGCCTGAAACCGCGGGCCGCGAGTTCGCGGGCACCTATGGCAACGTCATCCATGAAATGACCGAAGCGCGTGATGTGCGGATGGGCATGTACGCGCACAGCAACCAGCCTTCGCACCATATTCCCTGGCTGTATGCCGCCACCGGGCAGCCCTGGAAGACGCAGCGCATCACCCGCGACGTGCTGCGCCGGCTTTACCTGGGCAGCGAGATCGGCCAGGGCTATCCCGGCGACGAAGACAACGGCGAGATGTCGGCGTGGTACCTGTTTGGCATGATGGGCTTGTACCCGTTGCGCATGGGCGCGCCGGAGTACGTGATCGGCTCGCCTGCGTTCAAGCGTGTCGATGTGCGGCTCGAGAATGGGCGCACGCTTACCGTCATCGCCCACGGCAACGACGACCGCAACGTCTATGTGCAGTCGCTGAAGCTCAACGGTCGTCCGTGGGATCGCGCCTGGCTCCGGCATGAGGACATCGCCAACGGCGGCGTCCTGGAATTCGTCATGGGCAGCACGCCGTCCACGTGGGGAAGCGGAGCCGATGCGCTTCCTCCCTCGATGACCGCGCCGGGTGCGGCGCCTGCGGGCCTGACGGATGCGTCGCGCAACGCGGAGGCCATCGCGCTGGCGGGGCACGCGCCGTCGGCCGTGTTCGACGATGATGCCGCCACCTCGCTGCCCTTGCCGGTACAGGCGACGATCGATGTCCGGTTCCGGACGGCGACCCGCGCGAGCCACTACACCATCACCAGTGGCAGCGCGCCGTTGGCGGGGCTGGGCTGGAAGCTGCAAGGGCGCAACGGGACGGGTTCGTGGGCGACACTGGACGAACGGCGCGCCGAGGATTTCAGGTGGTCGCAGCAGCTCAGGCCGTTCCGTATCGGCAGCCCCGGCGACTTCCGTGAGTACCGGTTGCAGTTCACGAACGGTGCGGTGATCGACGTTGCGGAGCTGGAACTGCTGATGCCGACCACGGTCCTGAGCGTATCCGAGCGATAG
- a CDS encoding LacI family DNA-binding transcriptional regulator produces the protein MSQKRPPRAGATGKAKSASSRTAKPVSKVAKKTREAKAATPERKRDSQRVVTVTDIANAIGVSRATVSLVLRGSPLVHADTRARVEAELKRQRYVYNRSAANLRRRTSSSVALVINDLSNPFFAEFAAGVDEALGGQGFVTLLGSTGESPQRQQAVLASLMEHTPAGVILSPAEGSDAAELRTVLDARSHVLLFNRELAGADAWDFLALDNERGARMAAEHLIGLGHRRIAFFGGHADSSSCRQRRAGFAQAMAAAGLPVEPQWLIESAPNRLEAATRTGALFGERASPTAAVCYNDTVALGLMLGLASRGIQPGRGFAVTGFDDIPEAAMITPPLTTLSVDPRERGRQAARMLLQRVADPDAAPLRTIAPVRLCIRESSGVPRP, from the coding sequence ATGAGCCAGAAGCGTCCCCCTCGCGCCGGCGCCACCGGCAAGGCCAAGTCCGCCTCGTCGCGGACCGCCAAGCCGGTCAGCAAAGTGGCGAAGAAGACCCGGGAAGCGAAGGCGGCCACGCCCGAGCGCAAGCGCGACAGCCAACGCGTGGTCACGGTCACCGATATCGCCAATGCCATCGGTGTGTCGCGCGCGACCGTGTCGCTGGTCTTGCGTGGCAGTCCACTGGTGCATGCCGACACACGCGCCCGGGTCGAGGCCGAACTGAAGCGCCAGCGCTACGTCTACAACCGCAGCGCGGCCAACCTGCGCAGGCGCACGTCGTCCAGTGTCGCGCTGGTGATCAATGACCTGTCCAACCCGTTCTTCGCGGAATTCGCCGCGGGCGTGGACGAAGCCCTGGGTGGACAGGGCTTCGTCACCCTGCTGGGCAGCACCGGCGAATCGCCGCAGCGTCAGCAGGCGGTGCTGGCGTCGCTGATGGAACACACGCCTGCGGGCGTGATCCTGTCGCCCGCCGAAGGCAGCGATGCCGCCGAACTGCGTACCGTGCTGGACGCACGCAGCCATGTGCTGCTGTTCAACCGTGAGCTGGCCGGCGCGGACGCATGGGACTTCCTGGCGCTGGACAACGAACGCGGCGCACGCATGGCGGCCGAACACCTCATCGGCCTGGGCCACCGCCGCATCGCCTTCTTCGGCGGCCATGCCGATTCCAGTTCGTGCCGGCAGCGGCGCGCGGGGTTCGCGCAGGCGATGGCCGCAGCGGGTCTGCCGGTGGAGCCGCAATGGCTGATCGAATCGGCGCCCAACCGGCTGGAAGCGGCCACGCGCACCGGTGCGCTGTTCGGTGAGCGCGCCAGTCCGACCGCCGCGGTCTGCTACAACGACACGGTGGCGCTGGGCCTGATGCTGGGCCTGGCCTCGCGCGGTATCCAGCCGGGCCGGGGCTTCGCCGTCACCGGCTTCGATGACATTCCCGAAGCGGCGATGATCACGCCGCCGCTGACCACGCTGTCGGTCGATCCGCGCGAGCGCGGCCGGCAGGCGGCGCGCATGCTGCTGCAGCGCGTGGCCGATCCCGACGCTGCCCCCCTGCGCACGATCGCGCCGGTGCGCCTGTGCATCCGCGAAAGCAGCGGCGTGCCGCGCCCATGA
- a CDS encoding GH92 family glycosyl hydrolase codes for MLLALVVPATEAAPPRLAAEVNTFIGSKDDGNTFPGASAPFGQIQVSPIGSHYSGWRYDDPQIRGFGHSFISGAGCWEQGGQVSVLPVTGRIGPGGEFDTADAKTFDHKRYGSRYRHDGENGQAGYYKVRLTDYGGIDAETTALTRAAAERYTFSSRGDGHVLVNVGQANERHAVTGSLINVVGDRVVEGKLVTKSFCGGHQYTTWFRLEFDRPFKAFGTWGEAGGVANARHSMEGEGKPNGAWLTFDLGGNPSVTAISAISHVDAEGARNNLRSEGMQGGRLLGFDAMRGRAQSAWDKELASVRVQGGSADDRAVFYTALYHALLQPLTGSDADGRYRGYDDRIHRADGWTYYEYFSLWDTYRSQNQLVALLRPQRAADIGRSLLAIREQGGWLPRWGYASFETNIMTGDPVTPFLVDLWRFGAMKGREAEAYAALRENAFGVPPLNSRHAGRSGNPHYLQHGFVQYDRAFPSKGMDVDPHHGGSATLEYALADCSLSLMADALGHGDDAAVLKRRGRNWRTLWDADIRDEEAGFSGFPRPRTEDGQWYTPADGRYGPRSHHGFHEGTAWQYQWLAQQDVTGLVEAMHGREQAARRLDTFFAYDALLADPAGAARKEWVVGPYSYYNQYRYNPNNEPDLHAPWMYTLIGQPWKTATVLHAAQRLFTNAPNGVTGNDDLGTMSAWYLFSAMGLYPVVPGTGQFVLHPPRFARVDIDLGQGRTLRIDAPQADGNTLQYISSVSLRGRAHPSVWLDWESLQQGGRLQVALTGTPPQQGWGTHPEDLPASPCAADPATLPGVGR; via the coding sequence ATGCTTCTGGCGCTGGTGGTGCCCGCGACCGAAGCCGCGCCGCCGCGACTGGCCGCGGAGGTCAACACCTTCATCGGCAGCAAGGACGACGGCAACACCTTTCCGGGTGCGTCGGCGCCATTCGGGCAGATCCAGGTCAGCCCGATCGGCTCGCATTACTCCGGTTGGCGCTACGACGACCCGCAGATCCGCGGCTTTGGCCACTCCTTCATTTCCGGCGCGGGCTGCTGGGAACAAGGGGGCCAGGTGTCGGTGCTTCCGGTCACCGGACGGATCGGTCCGGGCGGCGAATTCGACACGGCCGACGCCAAGACCTTCGATCACAAGCGCTACGGTTCGCGCTACCGCCATGACGGCGAGAACGGCCAGGCTGGCTACTACAAGGTCCGCCTGACCGACTACGGCGGCATCGATGCCGAAACGACGGCACTGACCCGTGCCGCCGCCGAACGCTATACCTTCTCCAGCCGCGGCGATGGCCACGTGCTGGTCAACGTGGGGCAGGCGAACGAGCGCCATGCGGTGACCGGCAGCCTCATCAACGTCGTGGGCGACCGCGTGGTCGAAGGCAAGCTGGTCACCAAGAGTTTCTGCGGCGGCCACCAGTACACCACGTGGTTCCGCCTGGAGTTCGATCGCCCGTTCAAGGCCTTCGGCACCTGGGGCGAAGCGGGCGGCGTGGCGAATGCACGCCACAGCATGGAAGGCGAGGGCAAGCCGAACGGCGCATGGCTGACATTCGACCTGGGCGGCAATCCTTCCGTCACGGCCATCTCGGCCATCTCGCACGTCGATGCCGAGGGCGCGCGGAACAACCTGCGCAGCGAAGGCATGCAGGGCGGGCGGCTGCTGGGTTTCGATGCGATGCGCGGGCGCGCGCAGTCGGCATGGGACAAGGAACTGGCCAGCGTGCGCGTGCAGGGCGGCAGTGCGGATGATCGCGCCGTGTTCTACACCGCGCTGTACCACGCGTTGCTGCAGCCGCTGACGGGCAGCGATGCCGACGGCCGCTACCGGGGTTACGACGACCGCATCCATCGCGCCGATGGCTGGACCTACTACGAGTACTTCTCGCTGTGGGACACCTACCGCTCGCAGAACCAGCTGGTTGCGCTGCTGCGGCCGCAACGCGCCGCCGACATCGGTCGATCGCTGCTGGCCATCCGCGAGCAGGGCGGCTGGCTGCCTCGCTGGGGGTACGCCAGCTTCGAGACCAACATCATGACCGGCGACCCGGTGACGCCGTTCCTTGTGGACCTGTGGCGTTTCGGTGCGATGAAGGGGCGCGAAGCGGAGGCGTATGCTGCGCTGCGCGAGAATGCATTCGGCGTACCGCCTCTGAACTCGCGACATGCGGGTCGTTCCGGCAATCCCCACTATCTCCAGCACGGCTTCGTGCAGTACGACCGCGCGTTCCCCTCCAAGGGAATGGATGTGGATCCGCACCACGGCGGCTCGGCAACGCTGGAATACGCGCTGGCCGACTGCTCGCTGTCGCTGATGGCCGACGCGCTGGGTCATGGCGATGACGCGGCCGTGCTAAAGCGGCGTGGCCGCAACTGGCGCACGCTCTGGGATGCGGACATCCGCGATGAGGAGGCCGGCTTCAGTGGCTTCCCGCGTCCGCGCACCGAGGACGGTCAGTGGTACACGCCGGCGGATGGCCGCTACGGCCCGCGTTCGCACCACGGCTTCCACGAGGGCACGGCCTGGCAGTACCAGTGGCTGGCGCAGCAGGACGTGACGGGGCTGGTCGAGGCGATGCACGGGCGCGAACAGGCGGCACGCCGCCTGGACACCTTCTTCGCCTACGACGCGCTGCTGGCCGATCCTGCCGGCGCCGCACGCAAGGAATGGGTGGTGGGGCCCTACAGCTACTACAACCAGTACCGCTACAACCCCAACAACGAGCCCGACCTGCACGCGCCGTGGATGTACACGCTGATCGGCCAACCCTGGAAGACCGCCACGGTGCTGCATGCCGCGCAGCGGCTGTTCACCAACGCGCCCAACGGCGTCACCGGTAACGACGATCTGGGCACGATGTCGGCGTGGTATCTCTTCAGCGCCATGGGCCTGTATCCCGTGGTGCCGGGCACGGGTCAGTTCGTGCTGCATCCCCCGCGTTTCGCACGCGTCGACATCGATCTGGGTCAGGGCCGCACGCTGCGCATCGACGCGCCGCAGGCGGACGGCAACACGTTGCAGTACATCAGCAGCGTGTCATTGCGTGGCCGTGCGCATCCGTCCGTGTGGCTGGATTGGGAAAGCCTGCAGCAGGGCGGCCGCCTGCAGGTGGCGCTGACCGGCACGCCGCCGCAGCAGGGCTGGGGTACGCACCCGGAGGATCTGCCTGCATCACCCTGCGCTGCGGATCCGGCCACGTTGCCCGGGGTGGGTCGATGA
- a CDS encoding TonB-dependent receptor yields the protein MKGTPHVRIRNSLSAAIAVALATVVLPGVALAQEATAEQGGSAATDLDKVTVTGYRYSIEQSLDQKRNANAIVEVITAEDVGKFPDKNVADALQRVPGVIVTRDGGEGKNVSVRGLSSELTLTQLNGNYIATAESNGDPTRSFNYMLLPSNMLSSAELFKTPEARIDEGGVGGTVILHTRRPLELESNTGFVSVDGTWADTTKKTDGQFSGSYSWHDKDDRFGVFVGYTQQKRTTRTMGASTEGWQWYGRDEGGTAVDVNGQPSDFNSNWWGGTGFWDQNGNYYTGFMMPTSVNLNVKEEERERKGGQFTLQFKPTDNLTLTANYFRFDLSQDSQTNTLKVPEWNIARYFGDGNWRGGRLLDGLRFDPSGTIVTGADYSLHPGKTYYCSEDEAVAAGMARGGWGSDDCTVPTPQITGSYNIEESLSQTADFAAEWRGESVDVSFKGGRTWAKGGPELQFAVPLKPRRQNADGSWTNGNFASSWDLTGTPTMTFSPELMQNLQNGILQVDLGSTGSSWTRNSTEQKYAQIDTTWYTDGKFLESIQFGVKGRDGGIHRSTGNSYWVCPGTDPSDYENRYWNGGCNSIATQFSPDFLYQMGNLAGGINASAYPAINYPAYIAYLNGTYGPMQTREEDNFVYNVDEEIYSTYLQANFRTERLRGNIGVRIVGTSQHADSTDKVTSYNDYFFDDAAGNPLACLQGATTPAGAPTGTYCGSEGYWRLTDRVGRPETYEINALDRSYTDILPSFNLAYDLTENLVLRAAAAKVISRPSYADIAAPGSLNYFSQEYVDDRRLTGGAGELGWYGSGSNKRLEAYKANQYDVGLEWYFQPGSVVGVGLFRKDVSNFAVPVIADVEMVINGQTVTVQNYSTDAGGRDAVSQGVELYAQHTLDFGLGFQFNYTYNDTNEAAITLGDGTELGESPLVGSAKNQTNFTVFYEAQNLLLRASYNRRGEVVQGLFNGLNVYEEPYYQIDLNAAYNITPALSISASVLNLTEEETRSHLGNDTKDRFYTNGYAGRVAYLGLTYKF from the coding sequence ATGAAAGGCACGCCACACGTACGCATCCGCAATTCTCTATCCGCCGCCATCGCCGTCGCGCTGGCCACCGTCGTACTGCCGGGCGTCGCGCTCGCGCAAGAGGCGACGGCGGAGCAGGGCGGTTCCGCCGCCACGGACCTGGACAAGGTCACCGTCACCGGCTACCGCTACTCGATCGAACAGAGCCTGGACCAGAAGCGCAACGCGAACGCCATCGTCGAGGTGATCACTGCCGAGGATGTCGGCAAGTTCCCCGACAAGAACGTGGCCGACGCGCTGCAGCGCGTGCCCGGCGTCATCGTTACCCGAGACGGCGGCGAGGGAAAGAATGTCAGCGTCCGCGGCCTTTCCTCGGAACTGACCCTCACTCAGCTCAACGGCAACTACATCGCCACGGCCGAGTCCAATGGGGACCCGACCCGGTCGTTCAACTACATGCTGCTGCCGTCGAACATGCTGTCCAGCGCCGAGCTGTTCAAGACGCCGGAAGCGCGCATCGATGAAGGCGGCGTCGGCGGCACCGTGATCCTGCACACGCGCCGGCCGCTGGAACTGGAATCCAACACCGGCTTCGTCTCCGTTGACGGTACCTGGGCCGACACCACCAAGAAGACCGACGGCCAATTCTCGGGCTCGTATTCGTGGCACGACAAGGACGACCGCTTCGGCGTCTTCGTCGGTTACACGCAACAGAAGCGCACCACGCGCACCATGGGCGCCAGCACCGAAGGCTGGCAGTGGTACGGCCGCGACGAAGGCGGCACCGCCGTCGACGTCAATGGCCAACCCTCCGACTTCAACTCGAACTGGTGGGGCGGCACGGGCTTCTGGGACCAGAACGGCAACTATTACACCGGCTTCATGATGCCGACCTCGGTCAACCTCAACGTCAAGGAAGAAGAACGCGAGCGCAAGGGCGGCCAGTTCACCCTGCAGTTCAAGCCGACCGACAACCTGACGCTGACGGCGAACTACTTCCGCTTCGACCTGTCGCAGGACTCGCAGACCAACACGCTCAAGGTGCCGGAATGGAACATTGCGCGCTACTTCGGTGACGGCAACTGGCGGGGCGGCCGCCTGCTCGACGGGCTGAGGTTCGATCCGAGCGGCACCATCGTCACTGGCGCGGACTACAGCCTGCATCCGGGCAAGACGTATTACTGCAGCGAGGACGAGGCCGTCGCCGCCGGCATGGCGCGGGGTGGCTGGGGTTCGGACGACTGCACCGTGCCGACGCCGCAGATCACCGGCAGCTACAACATCGAGGAGTCGTTGTCGCAGACTGCCGACTTCGCGGCCGAGTGGCGTGGCGAGTCGGTGGATGTCTCGTTCAAGGGCGGGCGCACCTGGGCCAAGGGCGGTCCGGAGCTGCAGTTCGCAGTGCCGCTCAAGCCGCGCCGCCAGAATGCGGACGGCAGCTGGACGAACGGCAACTTCGCCAGTTCGTGGGACCTGACCGGCACGCCGACGATGACGTTCTCGCCCGAACTGATGCAGAACCTGCAGAACGGCATCCTGCAGGTCGACTTGGGGTCGACCGGTTCGTCCTGGACCCGTAACAGTACCGAGCAGAAGTACGCCCAGATCGATACCACCTGGTACACCGACGGCAAGTTCCTGGAGTCGATCCAGTTCGGCGTCAAGGGTCGGGATGGTGGCATCCACCGCAGCACCGGCAACAGTTACTGGGTGTGTCCGGGCACCGATCCAAGCGACTATGAGAATCGCTACTGGAATGGCGGCTGCAACAGCATCGCCACCCAGTTCTCGCCGGATTTCCTGTACCAGATGGGCAACCTGGCGGGCGGCATCAATGCCAGCGCCTATCCGGCCATCAACTATCCGGCCTATATCGCCTACCTCAACGGTACGTACGGCCCGATGCAGACCCGGGAGGAGGACAACTTCGTCTACAACGTCGACGAAGAGATCTATTCCACCTACCTCCAGGCCAACTTCCGCACCGAACGTCTGCGCGGCAACATCGGCGTGCGCATCGTGGGCACCAGCCAGCATGCCGACTCGACGGACAAGGTCACGTCCTACAACGACTACTTCTTCGACGATGCCGCCGGCAACCCGCTCGCCTGCCTGCAAGGCGCTACCACACCTGCCGGGGCACCCACAGGGACCTACTGCGGCAGCGAAGGGTACTGGCGGCTTACCGACAGGGTGGGGCGGCCCGAGACGTACGAAATCAACGCGCTCGACCGCAGCTACACCGACATACTGCCGAGCTTCAACCTGGCCTACGACCTGACCGAGAACCTGGTGCTGCGCGCAGCCGCGGCCAAGGTGATCTCGCGCCCAAGCTACGCCGACATCGCCGCACCCGGCAGCCTGAACTACTTCAGTCAGGAGTATGTCGACGACCGCCGCCTGACCGGTGGTGCGGGTGAGTTGGGCTGGTACGGTTCCGGCAGCAACAAGCGACTGGAAGCGTACAAGGCCAACCAGTACGACGTGGGCCTGGAGTGGTACTTCCAACCGGGCTCGGTGGTGGGTGTTGGTCTGTTCCGCAAGGACGTCAGCAACTTCGCCGTACCGGTGATCGCCGACGTGGAGATGGTCATCAACGGCCAGACCGTGACCGTGCAGAACTACTCGACGGACGCCGGCGGTCGCGACGCGGTGTCCCAGGGTGTCGAACTGTATGCGCAGCACACCCTGGATTTCGGTCTGGGCTTCCAGTTCAACTACACCTACAACGACACCAACGAAGCGGCGATCACCCTGGGCGACGGTACCGAGCTCGGCGAGTCGCCGCTGGTCGGCAGCGCCAAGAACCAGACCAACTTCACCGTGTTCTACGAAGCGCAGAATCTGTTGCTGCGCGCCTCGTACAACCGGCGGGGCGAAGTGGTGCAAGGGCTGTTCAACGGCCTGAACGTCTACGAAGAGCCGTACTATCAGATCGACCTGAATGCGGCATACAACATCACCCCGGCACTCAGCATCAGCGCATCGGTGCTGAATCTGACCGAGGAAGAGACGCGCTCGCACCTGGGCAACGACACCAAGGACCGCTTCTACACCAATGGTTATGCGGGCCGCGTCGCTTACCTGGGCCTGACATACAAGTTCTGA